GCAAGGTCGCCGTATACAAGCCGCACGCCGGAGTGACCTCTTACGACGAGCCCTTCATGGTTCCCGGCTTTCCCCATATTTGGCTCACCCGGTCTGACCTCGAACCGCCGTTTGACGACCCCAACCCGGACCCGAAGGATCCCCACTTCCAGTTCATTGTAGAGCAAACGATGGCCACCGGTGCTAGCCAGGGGGTCCTGGTCAATAGCTTCTACGAATTGGAGGCGGCTTATGTGGACCGGTGCAACACGGAGGGCGTACCTAGAGCCTGGTGCATCGGCCCACTATGCCTGGCCAGGCAAACATCCCCGCCAGCCGAGAAGACCGGGTGGATGGACTGGCTGGACTCGCGGCAGCGCATGAATCGACCGGTTATCTATGTTGCCTTCGGATCCCAGGCTGAGCTGTCGGCGGCCCAGCTGCAGCAGCTTGCTATCGGGTTGGAGCGATCCGGGTTGGACTTCTTGTGGGTGGTTCGGGCCAAGGCGATGGATCTCGGGCAAGGGTTTGAGGAGAGGGTGATGGACAGAGGGAGGGTGGTTCGGGGCTGGGTGAACCAGATGGAGATTCTTCACCATGGGAGTGTCCAAGGATTCATCAGCCACTGCGGATGGAACTCGGTGATGGAGAGCGTGTCTGCTGGTGTGCCGATCCTGGCGTGGCCGCTGATGGCCGAGCAGAAGCTTAATGCAAAGTTTGTTGTCGATGAGCTCAAGCTTGGGCTGAGGGTTCGACCGAGCGGCGGCACACCCAACGGACTAGTTATGTCGGAGGAGATAGAGAGATCGGCGAGAGAACTGTTGGTGGGAGAGAAAGGAAAGGAGGCAGCAGGGAGGGCGAGGAACTGGGCGGAAGCGGCGAGAAAGGCGATGGATGGTGGAGCGTCATGGCTTACGCTAGAGAAAATGATTGAGGAGGTTTGTGTTAAAAGAACAACCGAGAATGCTATCGTTTCAGCAGCGCTGGTGACTGCTGCATGAAGCTCTTGTCGGATATCGAAGTGTCCAAAATGCCTTCCTTGTGTCTCTGTGGCGTACTCTGTTTCAACATCAATATTACATGGAAAATACTCTTATAAAAGAACCTTTTTAGTTGCAAGCTTATGCTTTAATAGGACATATTTTAATGCATCAGTCATAGAACTCGATACATGTAATGATGAGTTCCGTGATTTAAGTTTTAATCCATGGTAAAGTCGATCATTTCTTCTCGTGAAACGAACAAGAAAAGTTCTGTTTTTTTGCGGTGGCAGGATGGATTCTGGCTTAAAAATTCAATGCATCAAAGTAGATTCTTTGCGGCAAAAACAATTGGAGACCTGAAAAGCGTCTCGGACCTTCCATTGATGTGGTTGATTAGTGGATTACAATCCGTTGATGTtgcagggaaaaaaaaaaaaaatcgaaaaaaataatcGATGGATTCAAGTGAAACTGGAGCCTCTTTTTTGGTCCCAATCATTTGATAGATTTACCTTTCCTGGAATTATTTCAATTACCTCATGGAGAGCTGAGATCAACCAGTAGCTGGACATATGGTTCTATTATAATTACGTTTCAACCGGCTGACAGCTTGGGCATTGGTATTGCTACCGGCTGAAAGCCACTCTGGTTTCCGAGTTGCACACCGCACAAGAAATTTTGTTATGCAGAAGTGGAGATCGGAGGCTTCTGTACTGCCTGTCTAACTCGGTCAATAGGACTTAGTTGGGAATATAAACGACTTAATTTTTCAATTCTCGGACCCACTTAGCCGCAGCGGGCAGCACAGAACGGATATGCCTGCACTGAGCACAATTACGGAGGAAATGA
Above is a genomic segment from Elaeis guineensis isolate ETL-2024a chromosome 1, EG11, whole genome shotgun sequence containing:
- the LOC105039202 gene encoding UDP-glycosyltransferase 90A1; amino-acid sequence: MGSSPLPLPHIAVFPFMSKGHTIPLIHLAHLLHRRRLATLTFFTTPLNAPFIRDSLAGTDASIVELPFPENVPDIPAGVESTDRLPSMSLFIPFTYAVKRLRPHFERALASLPTVSLLISDGFLGWTNDSASKFGIPRLVFYGMGNFAQTVSCKVAVYKPHAGVTSYDEPFMVPGFPHIWLTRSDLEPPFDDPNPDPKDPHFQFIVEQTMATGASQGVLVNSFYELEAAYVDRCNTEGVPRAWCIGPLCLARQTSPPAEKTGWMDWLDSRQRMNRPVIYVAFGSQAELSAAQLQQLAIGLERSGLDFLWVVRAKAMDLGQGFEERVMDRGRVVRGWVNQMEILHHGSVQGFISHCGWNSVMESVSAGVPILAWPLMAEQKLNAKFVVDELKLGLRVRPSGGTPNGLVMSEEIERSARELLVGEKGKEAAGRARNWAEAARKAMDGGASWLTLEKMIEEVCVKRTTENAIVSAALVTAA